One candidate division TA06 bacterium B3_TA06 genomic region harbors:
- a CDS encoding integrase: protein MRKLLETFGKKKLSEITGRDIERYMQSRRKEGKQPATVNREFALLRHMLRKAVEWDYLSVSPARTVKPFKESPGRVRYLSDSERERLLDACSGMLKAVVLTALLTGMRKGELQGLTWDDVDFERREITLKRTKNNEVRVIPISKDLLPVLHRLHNERLYSHYVFSKPDGRPYGNWRKAFKTACRQTGIKDFRFHDLRHTFASYLAMAGHSAFTIQRLMGHKTIAMAQRYTHLSQAHIRAAVDQIGAKVVQSEEGLDGQSRKASNINAPVAQKDRASDF from the coding sequence ATGCGTAAGCTTCTTGAGACCTTTGGCAAAAAGAAACTCTCAGAGATAACGGGCCGCGATATAGAGCGGTATATGCAGAGCCGTAGAAAAGAGGGTAAACAACCTGCAACGGTCAACCGAGAGTTCGCTCTGCTTAGACACATGTTACGCAAGGCGGTTGAATGGGATTATCTCTCCGTAAGTCCTGCCCGAACTGTGAAGCCGTTTAAGGAATCCCCTGGACGTGTGAGGTATCTTAGCGATAGCGAACGTGAGCGGCTTCTGGATGCGTGCTCTGGGATGCTGAAGGCGGTTGTCTTGACTGCCCTGCTTACAGGGATGCGCAAGGGTGAACTTCAAGGCCTTACCTGGGATGATGTTGACTTTGAACGCAGAGAGATAACCCTTAAGCGAACCAAGAATAACGAGGTGCGGGTTATCCCGATAAGCAAGGACTTACTGCCCGTGTTACACCGCCTGCATAACGAGAGGCTTTACTCCCATTACGTATTCTCTAAGCCGGACGGTAGACCCTATGGGAACTGGAGAAAAGCCTTTAAGACCGCCTGTAGGCAAACAGGCATTAAGGACTTCCGGTTCCACGATCTCAGACATACCTTTGCTTCTTACTTGGCTATGGCGGGGCATAGTGCGTTCACGATCCAGAGGTTGATGGGCCACAAGACTATCGCTATGGCTCAGAGGTATACGCACCTCTCACAGGCTCACATTCGGGCCGCTGTAGACCAAATTGGTGCAAAAGTGGTGCAATCCGAAGAAGGCCTTGACGGGCAATCTCGCAAAGCTAGTAATATCAACGCGCCTGTAGCTCAGAAGGACAGAGCATCGGATTTCTAA